The following proteins are co-located in the Paenibacillus sp. JNUCC32 genome:
- a CDS encoding response regulator transcription factor, translating into MYRLLIIDDEDVIVDGMADLFQEQTDMELEVYCAYNVLEAIDWLERRKIDIVLSDIQMPGLTGLQLQQQIIELWPRCKIIFLTGYNEFTYIHEAMRNGSFDYVLKTETDETIIKSIKRAIAKLDEEMDMHSTLQKTTILLQRALPYIQKEYLRDILQGESYALGNLHNQFTQLSISLHSSKPVLLVVGRVDEWQEGLSTFDRALILYAVQNISEELLGVSTRVAFTDYERFRMVWFIQPKSDAEDSWDQVLRLVQGTLEQVQHTSRELLKIKLSIIVASKPCEWEELPLRFIAIKRLFGYGLGLGQELLLTDQAYGTDHGRLESVKSPLQTHLWIDLKNDLEAGRREAYLAAFDGITALLAAEDEQTEKARTEWYYTLVVIYMSILNYSSVLRLAAEQMDLDKLTKMQAHKTWRSAFDYLRELAELIMNHRSEGHTNSENDVITKIKKYIHECLNEDLSLTRLSDIVSLNPSYLSRLYKHHTGESLTETIKQVRLQKSKELLRNPGIRMSDISERVGFLSERSFYRFFKSITSLTPQEYRELQK; encoded by the coding sequence ATGTATCGATTGTTGATCATTGACGACGAAGATGTGATTGTGGACGGGATGGCCGATCTGTTTCAAGAGCAAACAGACATGGAGCTGGAGGTGTATTGTGCCTACAACGTGTTAGAGGCGATCGACTGGCTCGAGCGAAGGAAGATTGACATTGTACTGTCTGATATTCAGATGCCTGGATTAACCGGACTCCAACTGCAGCAGCAAATTATAGAGCTTTGGCCACGTTGCAAGATCATTTTCCTGACAGGCTATAACGAATTTACCTATATCCACGAAGCGATGCGAAACGGATCGTTCGATTACGTGCTTAAAACGGAGACCGACGAAACCATTATCAAATCCATCAAGAGAGCAATCGCGAAGCTGGACGAAGAGATGGACATGCACAGCACGCTTCAGAAAACAACGATTTTGCTGCAGCGGGCTCTGCCTTATATTCAGAAAGAATACCTCCGCGATATCCTTCAAGGAGAATCTTATGCGCTCGGCAACCTTCACAATCAGTTTACTCAGCTGTCCATTTCTCTCCACTCTTCTAAACCCGTTCTTCTAGTTGTAGGCCGCGTAGATGAATGGCAGGAGGGTCTAAGCACATTCGACAGGGCCTTGATCCTTTATGCGGTGCAAAATATTTCAGAAGAATTGCTAGGTGTTTCGACGCGTGTCGCTTTCACAGATTACGAACGCTTCCGCATGGTTTGGTTCATTCAACCGAAATCGGATGCTGAAGATTCGTGGGATCAAGTCCTTAGGTTAGTCCAAGGTACATTGGAGCAAGTCCAGCATACGAGCAGGGAATTACTCAAGATCAAACTCTCCATTATAGTAGCCAGCAAGCCTTGCGAGTGGGAGGAACTGCCTCTCCGCTTTATAGCGATTAAACGCTTATTCGGATATGGGCTTGGCTTGGGTCAAGAGCTATTATTGACCGACCAAGCCTATGGTACGGATCACGGCCGACTCGAATCTGTAAAAAGTCCCTTACAGACCCATTTGTGGATCGATTTAAAAAATGATTTGGAAGCCGGACGGCGTGAAGCCTACTTGGCTGCATTTGATGGGATAACCGCGCTGCTTGCTGCAGAGGATGAGCAGACCGAGAAAGCCAGAACGGAGTGGTACTATACGTTAGTCGTCATTTACATGTCCATTTTGAATTACAGCTCTGTCCTCCGACTGGCAGCCGAACAGATGGACCTGGATAAGCTGACGAAGATGCAAGCCCATAAGACATGGCGCTCGGCGTTTGATTATTTGCGAGAATTAGCGGAATTGATTATGAATCATCGATCTGAGGGACATACGAACTCCGAGAACGACGTCATCACGAAGATTAAGAAATATATACACGAGTGTTTGAACGAAGACCTTTCCTTAACTCGTTTAAGCGATATTGTATCGCTCAACCCATCGTACTTATCGAGATTATACAAGCATCATACAGGGGAGTCGCTTACAGAGACGATCAAACAAGTCAGGCTGCAGAAGTCCAAGGAGCTACTAAGAAATCCCGGCATTCGGATGAGCGATATTTCGGAACGTGTCGGGTTCTTGTCCGAACGATCCTTTTACCGTTTCTTTAAATCGATCACTAGCCTGACTCCGCAGGAATATCGCGAACTGCAGAAGTAA
- a CDS encoding extracellular solute-binding protein gives MNRRKVVSTAMACFMSAALLTTGCSNSGNQGANSSSPAGGKNTQTTVDAGGPLGKYETPIDVHAVRGINGSYKFPQGEDIGNNLWTRTYKDEFGINLIYDWVADSSGGNESAYNKKLNLMIASGELPDIVAVNSKQFKQLAEDGQLADLTEVFENYASPYLKEVAKQDGGMAMNSATINGKLLAIPGFNGNITNANVLWIRSDWMKKLNLPEPKTMQDLFAIMEAFATKDPNGDGGEGVVGLAANKNIYDSFADLLSFFNGYHAYPNGMWIKDDAGQLTYGGIQKEMKPALAKLQELYKSGLIDKEFGAKDAAKEAELLGQNKLGITFGANSNPFYPFDDARKLNPNMDWKAYPIPSIDNKPARPTVGFPIGTYYVVNKNFKHPEVIVKMFNANFEKFYGKTGDWDKWSVTKDPVTNERLEAFKWPFVYGFPPDKDVPGRYEALKKAVASNDPSALNGEQKADYEAYQAFKNGDQTKWSTVRQAGPTDSSFAVLNYYKEKDLLYTNEYRSSLQTQTMTLKWLTLLNLEKEMITKIIVGAPLDEFDKFVENWKKSGGDQITKEVNEWASTSK, from the coding sequence TTGAACAGACGAAAGGTTGTATCTACGGCTATGGCTTGCTTCATGAGTGCGGCCCTGCTAACTACGGGATGCAGCAATTCAGGCAATCAAGGAGCAAACAGTTCGTCCCCTGCCGGCGGCAAGAACACACAGACGACGGTAGATGCTGGTGGTCCATTGGGGAAATACGAGACTCCTATTGATGTCCATGCGGTACGCGGGATAAACGGAAGCTATAAGTTCCCGCAGGGAGAGGATATCGGCAATAACCTCTGGACAAGGACTTACAAGGACGAGTTCGGCATCAACCTGATCTATGATTGGGTTGCAGACAGCTCTGGCGGTAATGAAAGCGCATACAATAAGAAGTTGAACCTCATGATCGCTTCCGGAGAGCTGCCGGATATTGTGGCCGTGAACTCCAAGCAGTTCAAGCAGCTGGCGGAGGACGGACAGTTAGCCGATCTAACAGAAGTGTTCGAGAATTACGCATCCCCCTACTTGAAGGAAGTGGCCAAGCAGGATGGCGGTATGGCGATGAATTCCGCTACGATCAATGGAAAGCTTCTGGCGATTCCCGGGTTTAACGGAAACATTACCAACGCCAATGTACTATGGATTCGTTCGGACTGGATGAAGAAGCTCAATCTGCCTGAGCCCAAAACGATGCAGGATCTGTTCGCCATCATGGAAGCCTTTGCTACCAAGGATCCGAATGGCGATGGCGGCGAAGGCGTAGTCGGATTGGCCGCGAACAAAAACATCTATGACAGCTTCGCCGATCTGCTGAGCTTCTTTAACGGGTATCACGCTTATCCGAACGGCATGTGGATCAAGGACGATGCCGGCCAACTGACATACGGGGGCATCCAGAAGGAGATGAAGCCGGCCCTTGCGAAGCTGCAGGAGCTGTACAAATCCGGATTGATCGATAAGGAATTCGGAGCGAAGGACGCGGCCAAGGAGGCGGAACTGCTCGGACAGAATAAATTAGGCATTACATTCGGGGCGAACTCCAATCCTTTCTATCCATTCGATGATGCGCGCAAGCTGAATCCGAATATGGATTGGAAAGCTTATCCGATCCCTTCTATCGATAATAAACCGGCTCGGCCAACCGTAGGCTTCCCTATCGGTACCTACTATGTTGTGAATAAAAATTTCAAGCATCCTGAAGTTATAGTCAAGATGTTTAACGCGAACTTTGAGAAGTTTTACGGAAAAACGGGCGATTGGGACAAATGGAGCGTGACGAAGGACCCGGTCACGAACGAACGGCTGGAAGCGTTCAAGTGGCCGTTCGTCTATGGCTTCCCACCCGATAAGGATGTTCCCGGACGTTACGAGGCATTAAAAAAAGCTGTAGCATCCAATGATCCGTCAGCATTAAACGGTGAGCAAAAAGCGGACTACGAAGCTTATCAAGCGTTCAAGAACGGAGATCAGACGAAGTGGTCGACGGTTCGGCAAGCAGGTCCGACAGACTCCTCGTTCGCCGTTCTGAATTATTACAAGGAGAAAGATCTGTTGTATACCAATGAATATCGCTCTAGCCTACAGACGCAGACGATGACGCTGAAATGGTTGACGCTCTTAAATCTGGAGAAAGAAATGATCACCAAGATTATCGTTGGCGCACCGTTGGACGAATTCGATAAATTCGTGGAAAACTGGAAAAAATCCGGCGGCGACCAAATTACGAAAGAAGTAAACGAGTGGGCTTCAACCTCCAAATAA
- a CDS encoding ABC transporter permease has product MKTGKWRRELPLHILVFPSLVIVLIYCYIPMFGNIIAFQDFKPIKGFMGSEWTGLSNLEYVLEMPNTYRIIWNTVYIATMKIIMGNIVPIIIALLLNEIRKTIVKRSIQTLIYFPYFLSWVILAGILIDVLSLQHGIVNQVLGWFGIQPIYFLGDNRWFPITLVLTDTWKEFGFNTIVYLAALTSINPSLYEAATIDGANRWKQTLNITLPGMIPIVVLMATLSLGNVLNAGFDQVFNLYSPQVYESGDILDTLIYRIGVSDAQYGPATAIGLLKSFVSFLLISVSYWLAYRFANYRIF; this is encoded by the coding sequence ATGAAAACGGGCAAATGGCGCCGCGAGTTACCTTTGCATATACTGGTATTTCCCAGCTTAGTTATTGTATTGATCTATTGCTATATTCCTATGTTTGGGAACATTATTGCATTTCAGGATTTCAAACCGATCAAAGGTTTTATGGGCTCGGAGTGGACAGGGCTTTCCAATCTGGAATACGTCCTGGAAATGCCGAACACATACCGGATCATCTGGAATACCGTCTACATTGCTACGATGAAAATTATAATGGGCAATATCGTACCGATCATCATCGCTCTGCTGTTGAATGAAATCCGTAAGACGATTGTGAAGCGCAGCATTCAAACTTTAATCTATTTTCCTTATTTCCTATCGTGGGTCATTCTTGCCGGCATCCTCATCGATGTCCTCTCTCTACAGCACGGCATCGTCAATCAAGTTCTCGGATGGTTCGGCATCCAACCTATATACTTCCTCGGTGATAACCGATGGTTTCCCATCACGCTCGTGCTGACGGATACGTGGAAAGAATTCGGTTTCAACACAATCGTATACCTGGCGGCGCTGACAAGCATTAATCCATCTCTTTATGAAGCGGCCACCATAGACGGCGCAAACCGCTGGAAGCAAACCCTCAATATTACGCTGCCGGGGATGATCCCGATTGTTGTGCTAATGGCCACGCTAAGCCTAGGCAACGTGTTGAATGCGGGCTTCGACCAAGTGTTTAACTTATACAGTCCTCAAGTCTACGAAAGTGGAGATATTCTGGATACATTGATTTACCGCATCGGTGTCTCAGATGCCCAATATGGTCCGGCAACCGCTATTGGATTACTGAAATCGTTCGTTTCCTTTTTGCTGATCTCGGTGTCTTATTGGCTGGCGTACCGGTTTGCGAATTACCGAATTTTTTAA
- a CDS encoding carbohydrate ABC transporter permease: MIQHASVTRSLFNICNLIFLIALSLLCILPVIQVIAVSFSSSSAAAAGLVKLWPVEFSLKSYEFILKKKDFLGSFLISIQRVILGTGISMFLTVTLGYALSKEAKDFRMRTFYAWYFVITILFSGGLIPWYLTIKYTHLMDTIWALVIPGAVTVFNVILLLNFFRGLPKELEESSFMDGGSHWITLWKIYLPLSMPAIATVSLFTIVGHWNSWFDGLMLVNSPSDYPLATYLQTAIIQQDFANMRAEDVKTLSEISDRTTRAAQIFIGALPIMAVYPFLQKYFMTGLVMGSVKE, encoded by the coding sequence ATGATTCAACACGCCTCCGTAACCCGGAGCCTATTCAATATTTGCAATCTTATATTTTTGATCGCGCTCTCACTGCTCTGCATCCTTCCAGTCATCCAGGTCATTGCCGTCTCATTCAGCTCCAGCAGCGCTGCAGCGGCAGGGCTAGTCAAGCTATGGCCGGTCGAATTCTCACTGAAATCATATGAATTTATTTTGAAGAAGAAAGATTTTCTGGGGTCATTCCTGATTTCCATTCAGCGGGTAATATTGGGTACTGGTATCAGTATGTTTTTAACCGTAACGCTGGGTTACGCGCTTTCCAAAGAAGCGAAGGATTTCCGGATGAGAACCTTTTATGCCTGGTATTTTGTAATTACGATCTTATTCAGCGGCGGTTTAATTCCATGGTACTTGACGATTAAATACACCCATTTAATGGATACAATTTGGGCGCTAGTCATTCCGGGGGCGGTAACCGTGTTTAACGTCATTCTGCTGCTCAATTTTTTTCGGGGACTGCCCAAGGAGCTAGAGGAATCGAGCTTCATGGATGGAGGAAGTCATTGGATAACGCTGTGGAAAATATATCTCCCGCTGTCCATGCCTGCTATTGCGACGGTCTCGCTGTTTACAATCGTCGGGCACTGGAATTCCTGGTTCGATGGTCTCATGCTCGTGAATTCGCCAAGCGATTACCCACTCGCCACGTATTTGCAGACTGCTATCATTCAACAGGATTTCGCTAACATGCGCGCAGAGGATGTGAAAACCTTGTCGGAGATTTCGGATCGGACCACACGTGCTGCGCAAATTTTTATAGGCGCATTGCCGATCATGGCTGTCTATCCGTTTTTGCAAAAATATTTCATGACCGGCCTGGTAATGGGAAGCGTGAAGGAATAG
- a CDS encoding glycoside hydrolase, with protein MKKPTRKWTLDIIHHSHTDIGYTERQEKIERFHVHFIKQALQILSSIKSGEKSNWEGFKWTCETFWPVERFLAQATDDEAKAFQAYVRAGDISLSGTYLNMTELIDADLLARMIKRSTKYANFIGVTLDSAMTADINGYSWGFAQCLLDAGIHNLLSCIHTHHGMFPLGQKQTPFWWESPSGQRLLVWNGDHYNLGNDLGLALNALHSYIIRDEFHTPPIVNNHWEVMETRIMRYLSQLEVEGYPYDFAPVALSGIIVDNAPPNGSIMDLFHQWNEVHGDVVTIQMTTLSDLFAKLRQKTEIEIPVYRGDWPDWWSDGVASTAAHTQLFRDAQRNFQLLVQLDPENSIIPEAAVREMEEQLTLYAEHTWGYSHSITEPWNPMVQSLGARKEAYAANASRLVHTAIDAVLEAKGEAMLAPGRSMRYKVINPFQHDIRVIAKMYLDYWELPLIRDGFEVREEGRTDAVIVHQVSQVSRGTEVSILITLKAAEERTFRLVPHSAENGKTTSSFALTGSDRVKDIRDFRSEDQPFCVTQNFVESARVLISWEAGKGIVSWIDKRSGINLIDITAPHSAFAPVYEVTPVKDHGLIRKTRTRMGRNRKGMNVQRHVGRLVHALEVERGPLWITIEQEYESVGMSHYVVRLTVYAHEPRVDVAIRLHKDSVWEPENVYIPLPFSLPNAQLWLEKAGALMRPGIDQIPGTGLDFYCIQNGLGWIGQEQGLAIAMPDTPLVQLGSLAFGDRLLQGQQDCNEVRAIYSWVLNNFWETNFKATLGGFYEFRYSVYWGNDLNNAEKAIAQCRLSNQRVINYRAW; from the coding sequence ATGAAGAAGCCAACCCGAAAGTGGACATTAGACATTATCCATCACTCCCATACGGATATCGGTTACACCGAACGTCAAGAGAAGATCGAACGGTTTCACGTTCATTTTATTAAGCAAGCCCTACAAATCCTAAGCAGCATCAAGTCAGGCGAGAAGAGCAATTGGGAAGGCTTTAAATGGACTTGTGAAACGTTTTGGCCCGTGGAACGGTTTTTGGCGCAGGCAACCGACGATGAGGCGAAGGCGTTTCAAGCTTACGTCCGGGCCGGGGACATTTCATTGTCCGGGACTTACTTGAATATGACCGAACTTATTGATGCCGACCTGCTTGCGAGAATGATCAAGCGCTCCACGAAATACGCCAATTTTATCGGCGTTACGCTGGACTCAGCTATGACGGCCGATATTAATGGATACAGTTGGGGGTTCGCGCAATGCTTATTAGATGCAGGCATACATAACCTGCTGTCCTGCATCCATACGCATCATGGCATGTTTCCGCTTGGACAAAAGCAGACGCCGTTTTGGTGGGAATCCCCTTCTGGCCAGCGGCTGCTTGTGTGGAACGGCGACCATTATAACCTTGGCAATGACCTGGGGTTAGCCCTGAATGCGCTTCATTCCTATATCATTCGTGACGAGTTTCATACTCCGCCTATCGTGAACAATCACTGGGAGGTGATGGAGACTCGAATCATGCGCTATTTAAGCCAGCTGGAGGTAGAAGGGTATCCTTACGATTTCGCTCCGGTTGCCCTTTCCGGAATCATTGTAGACAACGCTCCCCCTAACGGTTCCATTATGGATTTGTTCCATCAGTGGAATGAGGTCCACGGTGATGTGGTTACGATTCAAATGACGACTTTGTCGGACCTGTTTGCAAAGCTTAGGCAGAAGACGGAAATAGAAATTCCCGTCTACCGCGGCGACTGGCCGGATTGGTGGTCGGACGGTGTTGCGTCGACTGCCGCACACACTCAACTATTCCGGGATGCACAGCGCAATTTCCAACTTCTCGTTCAACTTGATCCGGAGAACAGCATCATTCCCGAAGCAGCTGTTAGGGAGATGGAGGAACAGCTTACTCTGTACGCAGAGCATACTTGGGGATATTCTCATTCTATTACCGAGCCTTGGAATCCTATGGTGCAATCGCTCGGTGCCCGCAAGGAGGCCTATGCGGCCAATGCCAGCCGGCTTGTCCATACTGCTATTGACGCCGTATTGGAAGCCAAGGGCGAAGCCATGCTCGCACCCGGGCGGTCAATGCGCTACAAGGTAATCAATCCGTTCCAGCACGATATCCGGGTCATCGCCAAGATGTACTTGGATTATTGGGAGCTTCCCTTGATTCGGGACGGCTTTGAGGTTAGGGAGGAAGGGCGGACTGATGCCGTGATAGTCCATCAAGTAAGCCAGGTCAGCCGGGGAACAGAGGTGTCCATTCTGATCACGCTGAAGGCAGCGGAAGAAAGAACGTTCCGATTGGTTCCCCATTCCGCAGAGAATGGGAAGACGACCTCGAGCTTTGCCTTAACCGGCTCGGATCGAGTGAAGGATATTCGCGATTTTCGCTCGGAAGATCAACCTTTCTGCGTGACCCAAAACTTCGTTGAGAGCGCACGTGTCTTGATCTCCTGGGAAGCGGGGAAAGGCATCGTCTCATGGATCGATAAACGGTCAGGGATCAATCTAATCGATATCACGGCTCCGCACTCCGCTTTTGCTCCTGTCTACGAAGTGACGCCGGTGAAAGACCATGGTCTGATCCGCAAGACACGTACGAGAATGGGACGGAATCGGAAAGGCATGAACGTGCAGAGGCACGTAGGCCGGCTTGTCCATGCACTTGAAGTGGAACGCGGTCCGCTGTGGATCACAATAGAGCAGGAGTACGAATCGGTCGGGATGAGCCATTACGTGGTGAGACTGACGGTGTATGCCCATGAGCCAAGAGTGGATGTGGCGATACGCTTGCATAAAGACAGTGTTTGGGAACCGGAGAATGTGTATATTCCGCTGCCGTTCTCCCTTCCAAACGCCCAGCTTTGGCTAGAGAAAGCGGGTGCGCTCATGCGGCCGGGGATTGACCAAATTCCCGGTACAGGACTCGACTTCTATTGCATTCAAAACGGATTGGGATGGATCGGCCAAGAGCAAGGCTTGGCTATCGCCATGCCGGATACCCCTTTAGTCCAGCTCGGCTCGCTTGCTTTTGGGGATCGGTTGCTACAAGGTCAGCAGGACTGTAACGAAGTCAGAGCGATATACTCATGGGTATTGAACAATTTCTGGGAGACGAATTTCAAAGCGACGTTGGGAGGTTTTTATGAGTTTCGATATTCGGTTTATTGGGGAAATGACCTAAACAACGCAGAGAAGGCCATCGCTCAATGCAGGTTATCTAATCAACGAGTAATTAACTATCGGGCCTGGTAG
- a CDS encoding glycine C-acetyltransferase yields MSSQSLSAFLQDNLTELKQQGLYNTIQPLESPNGPLIAIQGREFVNLSSNNYLGLANDERLKEAAIRATTDFGTGSGAVRSINGTLMLHVELEEKLAQFKGTEAVLTYQSGFNCNMAAISAVMGAGDAILSDELNHASIIDGCRLTKAKVIRFNHSDMDDLRLKAKEARESGLYGKIMVITDGVFSMDGDIAKLPEIVEIAEIYDLITYVDDAHGSGVLGGGAGTVKHFGLSDRVDIQIGTLSKAVGVVGGYVAGSRDLVDWLKVRSRPFLFSTALPPGTVAACITAIDILQNSKDLQTKLWENTRYLQEGLKRLGYSVGRTETPITPCIIGDEATTQTFSTRLYEEGVYAKSIVFPTVPKGTGRVRNMPTAMHTKEMLDRALSAYETIGRELGLI; encoded by the coding sequence ATGTCCAGTCAATCGTTAAGCGCTTTCTTACAGGATAATCTAACGGAACTCAAGCAGCAAGGGCTCTATAATACCATCCAGCCTCTTGAAAGTCCGAACGGTCCGCTCATTGCCATTCAGGGTCGTGAATTCGTGAATTTATCTTCCAACAACTATCTCGGACTGGCAAATGATGAGCGACTGAAAGAAGCAGCCATCCGGGCTACGACCGATTTCGGAACAGGAAGCGGCGCCGTTCGCTCCATTAACGGAACGCTTATGCTGCATGTAGAGCTTGAGGAGAAGCTTGCGCAGTTCAAGGGAACTGAAGCGGTGCTGACGTATCAGTCCGGTTTCAATTGCAATATGGCGGCGATTTCGGCGGTGATGGGTGCCGGGGATGCCATTTTGTCGGATGAGCTGAACCATGCGTCCATTATTGACGGCTGCCGGTTGACCAAGGCGAAGGTTATTCGGTTTAACCATTCGGACATGGATGATTTGCGTTTGAAAGCGAAAGAAGCGAGAGAGTCCGGATTATACGGCAAGATCATGGTGATTACCGATGGCGTATTCTCGATGGATGGCGATATTGCGAAACTCCCCGAAATCGTGGAGATCGCCGAGATCTATGATCTGATCACTTACGTGGATGACGCGCATGGATCGGGCGTGCTTGGCGGCGGTGCAGGCACCGTGAAGCATTTCGGGTTGTCGGATCGGGTGGATATCCAGATCGGAACCCTGTCCAAGGCGGTTGGCGTTGTCGGCGGTTATGTTGCCGGATCGCGCGACCTGGTGGATTGGCTCAAGGTTCGCAGCCGTCCGTTCCTGTTCTCGACTGCGCTGCCTCCAGGTACCGTAGCCGCTTGCATTACCGCTATCGACATCCTGCAAAACAGCAAAGACCTGCAAACGAAGCTGTGGGAGAACACCCGTTATCTGCAGGAAGGACTTAAGCGCCTCGGTTATTCCGTCGGCCGCACGGAAACTCCGATTACGCCTTGCATCATCGGAGATGAAGCAACGACCCAGACATTCAGCACGAGACTGTACGAAGAAGGCGTGTATGCCAAATCGATCGTATTCCCGACGGTACCAAAAGGTACGGGAAGAGTTCGGAATATGCCAACCGCCATGCATACGAAGGAGATGCTGGATCGCGCACTTTCCGCATATGAAACCATCGGACGCGAGCTGGGTCTGATCTAA
- a CDS encoding NAD-dependent epimerase/dehydratase family protein: MKRIMVTGALGQIGSDLVAKLRQIYGEEAVLATDIRQIHHETVLSGPFKTLDVTDHHAFHEAAKEFRADTIIHLAALLSAKAESNPALAWNLNMGGLLSALETARALSCQFFTPSSIAAFGADTPKNATPQDTLQRPLTMYGVSKVSGELLCDYYYHKYGVDTRGLRFPGLISHSAPPGGGTTDYAVEMYVAAIRSGSYTSFIDKGTYLDMMYMPDAISAIIALMEADPAKLKHRNAFNVTAMSVDPEGIAASIRRHIPDFSLDYDVDPVRQAIASEWPDSIDATAAREEWGFDVQYDLNHMTDDMVSKLMEKRRADQSKIS, encoded by the coding sequence ATGAAACGAATTATGGTAACCGGTGCACTCGGTCAGATCGGCTCAGACCTGGTGGCGAAATTGCGCCAGATTTACGGCGAAGAAGCCGTTCTTGCAACGGACATTCGCCAAATCCATCATGAAACGGTCCTATCGGGACCGTTCAAAACACTGGACGTAACCGATCACCATGCATTTCACGAAGCGGCTAAAGAGTTTCGGGCAGATACGATCATTCATCTAGCGGCTCTGTTGTCGGCCAAGGCAGAATCCAATCCGGCACTGGCCTGGAACCTGAACATGGGCGGTCTGTTAAGTGCGCTGGAGACGGCGCGTGCCTTGTCCTGCCAGTTCTTTACGCCGAGCTCCATCGCGGCATTCGGGGCGGACACCCCCAAAAACGCAACGCCGCAAGACACGCTGCAGCGTCCGCTAACCATGTATGGAGTCAGCAAGGTCTCCGGGGAGCTGTTGTGCGACTACTATTACCATAAATACGGAGTGGATACCCGCGGATTACGCTTTCCGGGACTGATCTCCCATTCCGCGCCTCCGGGCGGGGGAACGACGGATTATGCGGTTGAGATGTATGTGGCCGCGATCCGCAGCGGAAGCTATACTTCTTTTATTGATAAAGGGACCTACCTTGATATGATGTACATGCCGGATGCGATCTCCGCCATCATTGCATTGATGGAGGCGGATCCGGCTAAGCTGAAGCATCGCAATGCTTTCAATGTTACGGCAATGAGCGTCGATCCTGAAGGAATTGCGGCCAGCATTCGCCGGCATATTCCGGATTTCAGCCTCGACTATGACGTGGATCCGGTCCGTCAAGCGATTGCAAGCGAATGGCCGGACTCGATTGACGCAACTGCGGCACGCGAAGAATGGGGATTTGATGTACAATATGATTTGAACCATATGACCGATGATATGGTGTCAAAGCTTATGGAGAAGCGGCGGGCTGATCAGAGCAAGATCAGTTAA
- a CDS encoding helix-turn-helix domain-containing protein: MEPIHKKVGRNLQAIRKSRGLSLDNVAELTGVSKAMLGQIERGDSNPTISVLWRIVSGLGISFTTLIEEAETEVTVVSPDDVEPFHEAEGAYRVHPLFSYNLRTKFESYMVIMDPGCDHGSEAHNDGVEEYIFVHQGELELWREDESYTVPAGSSVHFSANRPHRYVNPGNETTKFYTIIFYADAAARG; the protein is encoded by the coding sequence TTGGAACCCATTCATAAAAAGGTAGGGAGAAATCTGCAAGCCATCCGTAAATCACGTGGCCTCAGCCTCGATAACGTAGCCGAGTTGACCGGTGTCAGCAAAGCCATGCTGGGACAGATCGAGCGTGGGGATTCCAACCCGACGATCTCGGTATTGTGGCGCATCGTCAGCGGCCTCGGCATTTCATTCACCACACTCATCGAGGAGGCGGAAACCGAAGTGACCGTGGTCTCTCCGGATGACGTGGAGCCTTTTCACGAGGCGGAAGGCGCGTACCGGGTGCACCCTTTGTTCTCCTACAACCTGCGTACTAAATTCGAGTCTTATATGGTCATCATGGATCCGGGTTGCGATCATGGGTCCGAAGCTCATAATGACGGCGTGGAGGAGTATATTTTTGTGCATCAGGGAGAGCTTGAGCTTTGGCGCGAAGATGAAAGCTATACCGTGCCTGCCGGAAGCTCCGTCCATTTCTCGGCTAACCGGCCTCATCGGTACGTCAACCCTGGTAACGAAACGACGAAATTTTACACGATTATTTTCTACGCGGATGCCGCAGCCAGGGGATGA